From a single Planctellipticum variicoloris genomic region:
- a CDS encoding tetratricopeptide repeat protein → MLLLATLCLAQPVEALAQDEGLDDYNFSVSLYRQDRWKDAAEAFRKYLKTYPKHDKRPFAQLYLGLTLVNQQDYKAARDELRTFIKDYPENTNIPQARYRVAECSYLLDDLPTARTELETYLKEHPQDRFADRAWPYLGDVFLREGNAEQALRAFDVAVKDYPKGSLAEDARFGRARALQALKKFDDALAQFQEISTDREGTRAAEALFQIGALQFDRQKFPEATAAYQDLAKRFPESPLVPSAQLNAGNSMYQAGEYLRAGNQFAKILDDKTHGLTAGYWQGLSLKSAGQYPEAAKAFAAVAARAADQPLLENVLFQQALCERQTGALPEALALFQTVLEKWPAGEHADDSLHAAGELALELGDLPRAQELVDRFVKEFPKSGLRMYHELLAGRLLLAQSAAAVRDQRPGEEIGQLYRDATQRFEKVLQESELPRTKLQARYLLALTFQLQSDHARALEYIAPVTEAALAEGEKSEFADALIVQADSLIATRQFKPADDLLQRYRLMNPQGRQSARALSLQAVAAAGQGDATRAVSLLDDLQKRFPESPLIASTTFHLAELSEGKQDWAAAATYYERLIPLSDGTDNQAFAIRGLAWARYQMKDFPAAAVEFERVVKEFPRHRLAGECAYRRGEALREAGQLEAAALAHRDTLATYGPAEPAPPGADQKEPLIFPYLAGLQAARMLGKLDKPAEADPAYAEVAARFPKAAHLDRLLNEWALLNYAAGSFDRADEIFRRLVSETPSSDLADNASLSLAESDLIAGRFDQARAEFSRLADDPASDDGVKERSLYQLIVLAVDQQKWSDIPVAAERLVKDFPESPHRWYGMYARAEALLAAAKPSEADVAAARKLLTELRTALTDNPEMRREPWTGRVWVQLADVALRQKEYDQIGVLAADLRKLSPTSPVLYQLDEVLGRALKQQAKFEEARRAFERVVADPQGRKTETAAKAQFLIGETLFLQEQWHQAFLAYQRVYSTYESPEWRAAALLQSAKCDEKQNQWKEAVATYEQLVTEFPQSMLVAEALQRQEAAKKKAGSS, encoded by the coding sequence ATGTTACTTCTCGCGACGCTCTGCCTCGCGCAGCCCGTCGAAGCGCTTGCCCAGGACGAAGGTCTCGACGATTACAACTTCTCGGTGTCGCTTTACCGCCAGGACCGCTGGAAGGACGCCGCCGAGGCCTTCCGTAAGTACCTCAAGACGTACCCGAAGCACGACAAACGCCCGTTTGCGCAGCTCTACCTCGGCCTGACGCTGGTCAACCAGCAGGACTACAAGGCCGCCCGCGACGAACTGCGCACTTTCATTAAGGATTACCCGGAGAACACCAACATCCCCCAGGCCCGCTACCGCGTGGCCGAGTGCAGTTACCTGCTCGACGATCTCCCCACCGCTCGAACCGAGCTGGAGACTTACCTCAAAGAGCACCCCCAGGACCGGTTCGCCGATCGCGCCTGGCCGTACCTCGGAGACGTCTTCCTGCGCGAAGGAAACGCCGAGCAGGCCCTGCGGGCCTTCGATGTCGCTGTCAAAGACTATCCCAAGGGCTCGCTCGCCGAAGACGCCCGGTTCGGCCGCGCTCGCGCACTCCAGGCCCTGAAAAAGTTCGACGACGCCCTCGCTCAGTTCCAGGAGATCTCCACGGACCGCGAGGGAACCCGCGCCGCCGAAGCCCTGTTCCAGATCGGCGCACTCCAGTTCGACCGGCAGAAATTCCCCGAAGCCACCGCCGCCTATCAGGACCTGGCGAAGCGATTCCCCGAAAGCCCTCTCGTTCCGTCCGCCCAGCTCAATGCGGGCAATTCGATGTACCAGGCGGGCGAGTATCTCCGGGCCGGCAATCAGTTCGCCAAGATTCTGGACGACAAGACCCACGGTCTGACGGCCGGCTACTGGCAGGGGCTGAGTCTCAAATCCGCCGGCCAATATCCGGAAGCCGCCAAAGCCTTCGCCGCCGTCGCCGCCAGGGCGGCCGATCAGCCGCTGCTGGAAAACGTCCTGTTCCAGCAGGCGCTCTGCGAACGTCAGACCGGTGCGCTTCCCGAAGCGCTGGCCCTGTTCCAGACTGTGCTGGAGAAGTGGCCGGCCGGCGAGCACGCCGACGACAGCCTGCACGCCGCCGGGGAACTCGCTCTGGAGCTGGGGGATCTCCCCCGCGCGCAGGAACTGGTCGACCGCTTCGTGAAAGAGTTCCCGAAGAGCGGGCTGCGGATGTACCACGAGCTCCTCGCCGGCCGCCTGTTGCTGGCCCAGTCGGCGGCGGCGGTTCGTGATCAGCGCCCCGGCGAAGAAATCGGTCAGCTCTACCGCGATGCCACGCAGCGCTTCGAAAAGGTCCTGCAGGAGAGCGAGCTCCCCCGGACCAAGCTGCAGGCCCGCTACCTCCTCGCGCTGACGTTTCAGCTCCAGAGCGATCACGCTCGCGCCCTGGAATACATCGCGCCCGTCACGGAAGCCGCTCTCGCGGAAGGAGAAAAGTCCGAGTTTGCCGACGCCCTCATCGTTCAGGCCGACAGCCTGATCGCCACCCGGCAGTTCAAGCCGGCGGACGACCTGCTGCAGCGCTACCGCCTGATGAATCCCCAGGGCCGGCAGTCCGCCCGGGCGCTGTCACTGCAGGCTGTCGCGGCTGCTGGGCAGGGAGACGCCACGCGGGCGGTTTCGCTCCTCGATGACCTGCAGAAGCGATTTCCCGAATCTCCGCTGATTGCGTCGACGACGTTTCATCTGGCCGAACTCTCCGAGGGAAAGCAGGACTGGGCCGCCGCCGCCACCTACTACGAACGCCTGATCCCCCTCAGCGACGGCACCGACAACCAGGCCTTCGCCATCCGCGGACTCGCCTGGGCTCGCTACCAGATGAAGGATTTCCCCGCGGCGGCGGTCGAATTCGAGCGTGTCGTCAAAGAGTTTCCCCGCCACCGCCTGGCGGGCGAGTGCGCCTATCGACGGGGCGAAGCCCTCCGCGAAGCGGGCCAGCTCGAAGCCGCCGCCCTGGCCCACCGGGACACCCTCGCCACGTACGGACCCGCCGAACCCGCTCCACCCGGCGCCGACCAGAAAGAACCCCTCATCTTTCCTTACCTGGCCGGACTTCAAGCGGCGCGCATGCTCGGCAAGCTCGACAAACCGGCCGAAGCGGATCCGGCCTATGCAGAGGTCGCCGCGCGCTTTCCCAAAGCCGCCCACCTCGACCGGCTGCTCAACGAATGGGCTCTGTTAAACTACGCAGCCGGCTCATTCGACCGAGCCGACGAAATCTTTCGCCGGCTCGTCAGCGAAACTCCCTCCAGCGATCTGGCCGACAATGCCAGCCTCAGCCTCGCCGAAAGCGATTTGATCGCCGGCCGGTTCGATCAGGCCCGCGCGGAGTTCTCGCGCCTGGCGGACGACCCCGCCAGCGACGACGGCGTCAAAGAGCGCTCGCTCTATCAGCTCATCGTCCTCGCCGTCGACCAGCAGAAGTGGAGCGATATCCCGGTGGCGGCCGAGCGGCTCGTCAAAGATTTTCCCGAAAGCCCGCATCGCTGGTACGGCATGTATGCCCGCGCCGAAGCCCTGCTCGCCGCCGCAAAACCGAGCGAAGCTGATGTCGCGGCCGCCCGGAAATTGCTCACCGAGTTGCGAACCGCTCTCACCGACAACCCCGAAATGCGCCGCGAACCCTGGACCGGACGCGTCTGGGTGCAGCTTGCCGACGTCGCTCTGCGCCAGAAAGAATACGACCAGATCGGCGTGCTCGCCGCCGACCTGCGCAAACTCTCACCGACGTCGCCCGTGCTGTACCAGCTCGACGAGGTTCTGGGCCGGGCTCTCAAGCAGCAGGCAAAGTTCGAAGAGGCCCGCCGGGCGTTCGAACGCGTCGTCGCC
- a CDS encoding class I SAM-dependent methyltransferase: MPSSRRSIRLSCVFCALLAGALALILSGDWLSVVRAQDVAVEEAPPQTSTKLPAGHPGYSFRREHDLNGIGKFYLGREIAHVMGFAGVDWLERDNREQEERLTLLVESLKLKPGMAVADIGAGSGVLTLMMASEVGQTGTVFAVDIQQEMLDRLSDKLNNLNVKNVKLVLGTAMSPELEPDTLDLAIMVDVYHEFEFPWEMLRKLSSAIKPGGRVAFVEYRKEDPRVPIKLVHKMTEKQVRREAERPEFGLTWKETIGVLPRQHIVVFERNVKQPQ, encoded by the coding sequence TCGGCTTTCATGCGTCTTCTGCGCACTCCTCGCCGGAGCGCTGGCGCTCATCCTGTCAGGCGACTGGCTCTCCGTCGTCCGCGCCCAGGACGTCGCCGTCGAAGAAGCGCCTCCGCAGACCAGCACGAAGCTCCCCGCAGGACACCCCGGCTACTCGTTCCGCCGGGAACACGACCTCAACGGCATCGGAAAGTTCTACCTCGGCCGCGAAATCGCGCACGTCATGGGCTTCGCCGGCGTCGACTGGCTCGAACGGGACAACCGCGAACAGGAAGAACGACTCACCCTCCTCGTCGAAAGCCTCAAACTCAAACCCGGCATGGCAGTTGCTGACATCGGCGCCGGGTCCGGCGTCTTAACCCTGATGATGGCCAGCGAAGTCGGTCAAACCGGAACCGTCTTCGCCGTCGACATTCAGCAGGAAATGCTCGATCGCCTGTCGGACAAACTGAATAACCTGAATGTCAAAAACGTCAAACTCGTGCTGGGAACCGCAATGTCCCCGGAACTGGAACCCGACACCCTCGATCTCGCAATCATGGTCGACGTCTACCACGAGTTCGAATTCCCCTGGGAAATGCTGCGCAAGCTGTCCTCCGCCATCAAACCCGGCGGACGGGTCGCCTTCGTCGAGTACCGCAAGGAAGATCCCCGCGTGCCGATTAAGCTCGTGCATAAAATGACCGAAAAACAGGTCCGCCGCGAAGCCGAACGCCCTGAGTTCGGCCTCACCTGGAAAGAAACGATCGGGGTGCTCCCCCGCCAGCACATCGTCGTCTTCGAACGCAACGTCAAGCAGCCCCAGTAA